A single Carnobacterium alterfunditum DSM 5972 DNA region contains:
- a CDS encoding ROK family protein, translated as MGKYIGIDIGGTNIKYGLLDEKGNILHKDKIKTSSEGVEIIKNIKIIVENYKEAHDIRAVGISAPGIVEESGFMTTGGAIFDFYGVHLKNILEKELGLHVAVENDANSAALAEKWLGAGRKYKNYFTAVVGTGIGGAVMINNDIYRGAHATAGEFGFMINAPVLNGDTRLSSVSLTSSVQSGLVQRYLDGSDATMPQQDLDGEDIFQLAEAGDLRAKNVIDAFYDHLAIGIYNVLVSLDPEVVLVGGGISANQSFIQELNRRVQGLQAGHRDMKNMTLAKIVPCHFLNDAGIVGASYKAMKEDRERKLESEKQESDPVSR; from the coding sequence ATGGGGAAATATATTGGTATCGATATAGGAGGAACAAATATTAAATACGGCCTCCTAGATGAAAAAGGCAATATCTTGCATAAGGACAAAATCAAGACCAGCTCAGAGGGTGTTGAAATAATCAAAAATATCAAAATAATCGTAGAGAATTATAAAGAAGCTCATGATATAAGAGCTGTGGGCATCAGTGCACCAGGCATCGTAGAAGAATCAGGTTTTATGACGACGGGAGGTGCGATTTTTGATTTCTATGGTGTCCATTTAAAAAATATCTTGGAAAAAGAATTAGGGCTGCACGTCGCAGTCGAGAATGATGCAAATAGTGCAGCTTTAGCCGAAAAATGGCTCGGAGCCGGGCGAAAATACAAGAACTATTTTACGGCCGTAGTAGGAACAGGAATTGGCGGAGCCGTTATGATCAATAATGATATCTACCGCGGGGCACATGCAACAGCTGGGGAATTTGGTTTTATGATCAATGCGCCCGTTTTAAATGGTGACACCCGACTTTCATCCGTGAGCCTGACGAGTTCAGTTCAATCCGGCTTAGTCCAAAGATACTTAGATGGATCTGACGCGACAATGCCCCAACAAGATCTTGATGGGGAAGATATCTTCCAACTTGCAGAGGCGGGAGATCTACGAGCCAAAAATGTGATTGATGCTTTTTACGACCATCTTGCAATCGGCATTTACAACGTGTTGGTCTCGTTGGATCCAGAGGTCGTTCTGGTAGGAGGAGGCATCAGCGCTAATCAAAGTTTTATACAAGAATTGAATCGAAGAGTACAAGGTTTACAAGCGGGACATCGTGATATGAAAAATATGACGCTGGCAAAAATAGTGCCGTGTCATTTCCTCAACGACGCAGGTATTGTTGGCGCAAGCTATAAAGCTATGAAAGAAGACCGCGAAAGAAAGCTGGAAAGTGAAAAACAAGAAAGCGATCCAGTTAGTCGATAA
- a CDS encoding 6-phospho-beta-glucosidase: protein MKGFRKDFLWGGAVAANQIEGGWNKAGKGISTADVITKGTHSVPREITQGILEGYDYPSHEAIDFYHRYKEDIALFAEMGFKCFRTSIAWSRIFPLGDEKEPNEAGLQFYDDLFDELLKYNIEPVVTLSHFEIPYHLCKEYGGFRNKKLIDFFAHYAKTVMERYKDKVTYWMTFNEINNQADGYRDLHVFNNSALVFNEGDNKAEVVYQASLNELIASAKAVAIGHEINRNFQIGCMMAYVPVYPYSSNPEDLIASVKAMDRRFFYNDIHVHGEIPAATLRLWETEGYHIDYNKEELQLLREGTIDYIGLSYYMSSTVTALDSIPGWQDGSVDQLKLTDNPYLEKSEWGWPVDPVGLRYTLNILTERYHLPLFIVENGLGAYDKIEADGTIQDDYRIDYLKKHIQQMKIAVEEDGVDLMGYTPWGCIDIVSFSTGEMEKRYGFIYVDKDNEGNGTLERLKKSSFDWYQNVIATNGEEL, encoded by the coding sequence GTGAAAGGATTCAGAAAAGATTTTCTTTGGGGCGGCGCTGTGGCGGCTAATCAAATAGAAGGCGGTTGGAACAAAGCCGGAAAAGGTATCTCCACAGCGGATGTCATTACTAAAGGTACGCATTCTGTTCCGAGAGAAATAACCCAAGGTATATTAGAGGGTTATGATTATCCGAGTCACGAGGCAATCGATTTCTATCACCGGTACAAGGAAGATATCGCTTTGTTTGCTGAAATGGGCTTTAAATGTTTTCGTACCTCTATTGCCTGGAGTCGGATTTTCCCCTTAGGTGATGAAAAGGAACCAAATGAAGCAGGATTGCAATTTTATGATGATTTATTTGATGAATTATTGAAATATAACATCGAGCCGGTCGTGACTTTATCTCACTTCGAAATTCCTTACCATTTGTGTAAAGAATACGGGGGATTTCGGAATAAGAAGCTGATTGATTTTTTTGCTCATTACGCAAAAACGGTCATGGAGCGTTACAAAGATAAAGTGACGTACTGGATGACCTTTAACGAAATTAATAATCAGGCAGATGGCTACCGAGACTTACATGTCTTTAATAATTCGGCTTTGGTTTTTAATGAAGGCGACAATAAAGCAGAAGTGGTCTATCAAGCAAGTCTGAACGAACTGATTGCCAGTGCAAAGGCAGTGGCAATTGGTCATGAAATAAATCGCAACTTCCAAATTGGCTGCATGATGGCCTATGTGCCGGTTTATCCATATTCTTCTAATCCTGAAGATTTAATCGCTTCTGTAAAAGCGATGGATCGTCGATTCTTCTACAATGATATTCATGTACACGGTGAGATTCCGGCGGCTACTCTGAGATTGTGGGAAACTGAAGGCTACCATATTGACTATAACAAAGAAGAACTCCAACTATTGCGTGAAGGAACTATCGACTACATCGGTTTGAGTTATTACATGTCAAGTACTGTTACAGCCTTAGATTCTATACCGGGTTGGCAAGATGGCTCAGTGGATCAATTGAAATTAACCGATAACCCCTACCTTGAGAAAAGTGAATGGGGCTGGCCGGTCGATCCAGTTGGCTTAAGATATACTTTAAATATCCTAACGGAAAGATATCATCTGCCTTTATTTATCGTCGAAAATGGTTTAGGTGCGTACGATAAAATTGAAGCAGACGGTACTATCCAGGATGATTATCGTATTGATTATCTTAAAAAGCACATTCAGCAGATGAAAATAGCTGTCGAAGAAGATGGGGTAGACCTAATGGGTTACACTCCTTGGGGCTGTATCGATATTGTGAGTTTTTCTACTGGAGAAATGGAAAAACGTTACGGCTTTATCTATGTGGATAAGGATAATGAAGGAAACGGAACACTTGAACGTCTCAAAAAATCTTCCTTTGATTGGTATCAGAATGTAATTGCTACTAATGGCGAAGAATTATAA
- a CDS encoding IS5 family transposase (programmed frameshift): protein MMSIERYELTDVQWNQIKNLFPEYHTGRPPKSNRIMFNAVLWIARSGAAWRDLPKERYGSWKTVYSRFCLWRDTGLLESLFITLNYEADYENLSIDSTVVTAHQQSAGAKKGGLNSVISQHIGKSSGGHTTKIHVIVDGLGNPLYFQLSGGNLHDSVLAIEVLQHVEIQGSNVIGDRAYGSLDIRTYVTNHDATYTIPPKKNTKEPWTVDWWLYKERHLVECFFNKLKHFRHIATRYDKLATSYLAFVYIAAIFLLTK from the exons ATGATGAGTATTGAACGTTATGAGCTGACTGATGTGCAGTGGAATCAAATCAAAAATCTGTTTCCCGAATATCACACAGGTAGACCACCTAAAAGCAATCGTATAATGTTCAATGCTGTTTTATGGATTGCTAGAAGCGGTGCTGCTTGGCGAGATCTGCCAAAAGAACGTTACGGATCATGGAAAACGGTCTATAGCCGCTTTTGTTTATGGCGTGATACTGGTTTACTTGAATCCCTTTTTATTACGTTGAATTATGAAGCAGATTACGAAAACTTGAGTATCGATTCAACCGTTGTAACGGCGCATCAGCAGAGTGCCGGTGCAAAAAAAGGGGGCT TAAATTCTGTCATCTCGCAACATATCGGTAAAAGCAGTGGTGGGCACACAACAAAAATACATGTCATCGTAGACGGATTAGGAAATCCATTATATTTTCAGCTATCAGGTGGAAATCTCCATGATAGTGTTCTCGCTATTGAAGTTCTTCAACACGTTGAAATACAAGGCAGTAATGTTATTGGCGATCGTGCATACGGTTCTTTAGACATTCGGACTTATGTGACGAATCACGATGCGACTTATACCATTCCACCAAAGAAAAATACAAAAGAACCTTGGACTGTTGATTGGTGGCTATATAAAGAACGTCATTTGGTGGAGTGTTTCTTTAATAAGTTAAAGCATTTCCGTCATATCGCGACACGTTATGATAAACTCGCAACGTCCTACTTAGCCTTTGTATATATAGCAGCTATTTTTCTCTTAACCAAATAG
- a CDS encoding HAD-IC family P-type ATPase, with product MKPNIKNYQKTVASLSKNYAQEDFESGLSQIEAKKRLEADGLNQLVTETTPKWKLFVRQFNNMIIYILIFAALLTLVMGHVSDAVIIGFVVIVNALIGYYQEVNASDALEKIKSMLSTQATVYREGQRLDVPAEELVSGDVVFLEAGDSVPADLRIIDIDSLRIQESALTGEADSVEKTIQTLADNDVALAEQTNIAFASTSVTNGSGLGVVVATAEQTEIGKISLEVKGVKERKTPLMREIDGLGKGVSYVVIGAAIVLFIIGMLLETHSLSILSLAVVTMIVGSIPEGLPATTSVILAMGVSDMAKKKHTIVKSLPAVETLGSVDIIATDKTGTLTKNEMTVKDIYIDNHHYEVTGDGYEPKGEITEFKNRVELNQHLTLFLDAGYEANDTTLIKEGDTWSLNGEPTDGSFLTLYHKIYEYGYKNQYQELDMIPFDSDYRYMAKLVLDTETNQKILFIKGSPDKLFPMATTQDPRFNKVKWDSKVEDLSLQGKRVVAVGYQLISDGVNEITHDLLFSGITFLGLAGIIDPPREEVIGSLKEMRKAGVEVNMITGDHPLTAKTIGEKLGLADKISVITGPEWDKMSEEEQQIAALNYQVFARTTPKNKLEIISALQASEKITAMTGDGVNDAPALKKADIGVAMGIKGTDVAKDSADMILADDNFATMSVAIKEGRRIYDNIKKSILFLLPTSFAEGLIIAITILMQRDMPLQATQLLWINMVSAITIQFAFIFEPAEEGIMEKPPRKTGRGLMNKRDIFQMTYVSILMAIISIISYEWLIYTGADQVTASTMMVNIIVFSKIFYLFNIRTSKLAFSRSFFTNPKAFLIIGIMIVLQLILTYVPVMQGAFHTGSMTGLEWLISVLCGLVVLIVVEIDKFIRLRIQIRHNQKVSVQKEIRVS from the coding sequence ATGAAACCAAATATAAAAAATTATCAAAAAACTGTTGCAAGTTTATCTAAAAATTATGCACAAGAGGATTTTGAATCAGGATTAAGCCAAATAGAAGCAAAGAAGCGTTTAGAAGCAGATGGCCTTAATCAACTGGTCACCGAAACAACACCCAAATGGAAACTTTTTGTTCGACAATTCAATAATATGATCATATACATCTTGATTTTTGCTGCTTTGTTAACGCTAGTAATGGGACACGTGTCAGATGCGGTTATTATTGGATTTGTAGTGATCGTCAACGCTTTGATTGGGTATTACCAAGAAGTGAATGCCTCAGATGCGCTAGAAAAAATAAAAAGTATGTTATCGACCCAAGCAACGGTCTACCGTGAAGGGCAGAGATTAGATGTTCCTGCAGAAGAGTTAGTGTCAGGCGATGTTGTTTTTCTAGAAGCAGGGGATAGCGTGCCAGCGGATCTACGAATCATAGATATAGATAGCTTACGCATTCAAGAATCTGCCCTTACAGGAGAAGCAGATTCAGTCGAGAAAACAATCCAAACACTAGCAGATAATGATGTTGCATTGGCAGAGCAAACGAACATCGCCTTTGCTTCGACTTCTGTGACAAATGGGAGTGGACTAGGTGTTGTAGTCGCGACAGCTGAACAAACAGAAATCGGAAAAATATCGTTAGAAGTTAAAGGGGTAAAAGAAAGAAAAACTCCTTTGATGCGAGAAATCGACGGGCTAGGAAAAGGGGTATCTTATGTCGTGATCGGTGCGGCAATTGTCCTCTTTATCATCGGAATGCTCTTAGAAACCCATTCCTTGTCCATCCTTTCTTTAGCAGTAGTAACAATGATCGTAGGCTCTATACCAGAAGGACTTCCAGCGACCACCTCTGTAATTTTGGCTATGGGTGTAAGTGACATGGCGAAAAAGAAACACACCATTGTTAAATCACTACCCGCAGTTGAAACTTTGGGATCGGTCGATATTATTGCGACAGACAAAACCGGAACGTTAACGAAAAATGAAATGACGGTTAAAGATATTTATATTGATAACCACCATTATGAAGTAACGGGTGATGGTTATGAACCTAAAGGGGAAATCACAGAATTTAAAAATCGTGTTGAATTAAATCAACACTTAACACTCTTTTTAGATGCGGGATACGAAGCTAATGACACAACACTTATAAAAGAAGGTGATACTTGGTCATTGAATGGAGAACCAACAGATGGCTCATTCTTGACGTTGTATCATAAAATATATGAATACGGCTATAAAAACCAGTATCAAGAACTAGATATGATCCCTTTTGACTCTGATTACCGTTACATGGCGAAATTGGTTTTGGATACAGAGACTAATCAAAAAATCCTCTTTATTAAAGGATCACCCGACAAGCTATTTCCAATGGCAACTACCCAGGATCCACGATTTAATAAAGTAAAGTGGGATTCAAAAGTTGAAGATCTTTCTCTCCAAGGAAAACGAGTGGTGGCAGTTGGGTACCAATTGATTTCGGATGGAGTGAATGAGATCACTCATGATCTGCTGTTTTCGGGGATAACTTTTCTAGGCTTAGCTGGTATTATTGACCCACCACGTGAAGAGGTTATTGGCTCTTTAAAAGAGATGCGAAAAGCAGGCGTGGAAGTCAATATGATTACTGGAGACCATCCGCTTACTGCCAAAACTATTGGTGAGAAGTTAGGTTTGGCCGATAAAATCAGCGTTATTACAGGTCCAGAGTGGGACAAGATGTCAGAAGAAGAACAGCAAATAGCTGCTCTAAACTATCAAGTCTTTGCCAGAACCACGCCTAAAAATAAATTGGAGATTATTTCTGCGCTTCAAGCAAGTGAAAAAATAACTGCCATGACAGGAGACGGAGTAAACGATGCTCCAGCCTTAAAAAAAGCAGACATTGGTGTTGCCATGGGGATCAAAGGGACCGACGTAGCCAAAGACTCTGCAGATATGATTCTAGCGGATGATAACTTTGCAACTATGTCTGTCGCTATTAAAGAAGGACGTCGTATCTATGACAATATCAAAAAGAGTATACTCTTCTTGCTGCCGACATCGTTTGCCGAAGGGCTGATCATTGCGATCACGATTTTGATGCAACGCGATATGCCATTGCAAGCTACCCAATTGCTTTGGATCAACATGGTATCGGCAATTACGATTCAGTTTGCGTTTATTTTTGAACCGGCTGAAGAGGGTATCATGGAAAAGCCTCCTAGAAAAACGGGCAGAGGCCTTATGAATAAAAGAGATATTTTCCAAATGACGTATGTTTCGATTTTAATGGCGATCATAAGCATTATTTCTTATGAATGGTTGATATATACGGGAGCTGATCAAGTAACCGCAAGTACGATGATGGTCAATATTATCGTGTTCAGTAAAATTTTCTATCTTTTTAATATCCGAACCTCAAAACTCGCTTTTTCTCGTTCCTTTTTCACGAACCCTAAAGCATTCTTGATAATTGGGATCATGATAGTCTTACAATTGATTTTGACATATGTGCCAGTTATGCAAGGAGCGTTCCATACTGGTTCAATGACGGGACTAGAATGGTTAATTTCAGTCTTGTGTGGACTCGTTGTATTGATTGTAGTTGAAATCGATAAATTTATTCGACTACGTATTCAAATAAGGCATAACCAAAAAGTAAGCGTGCAAAAAGAAATTAGAGTTAGCTAG